The Carassius gibelio isolate Cgi1373 ecotype wild population from Czech Republic chromosome B12, carGib1.2-hapl.c, whole genome shotgun sequence genome has a segment encoding these proteins:
- the LOC127969205 gene encoding LOW QUALITY PROTEIN: kelch repeat and BTB domain-containing protein 13 (The sequence of the model RefSeq protein was modified relative to this genomic sequence to represent the inferred CDS: substituted 1 base at 1 genomic stop codon), translated as MGPPCNLGQSRDASEEHVEESTGILRVRVEESVFTVDRAVLGQNCEYFRALFRSGMKDSQLNEFHLQGGLKARGFLIAMAVSRGECPTIGDPDEIVEAAKCAAFLQVDVLVQHLIDLLDTDNCILLYHTAAVYGLWRLFHSAAVFIRDAYSDVQDALDALPEELICYVESLSPAXFVALGTHSPFMKILQDCYRTVFYLDEKPGAWKYLTDLPTDASTSMAGVAVVENRLYIVGGVRGVSKETVDLSFCYDTDSNTWDAFDGPQQSRYNFTLVGHNGHLYAIGGEFDKRIMSSVEVCDVSTGAWTFCKHAPRSVAAAASAVARRRIFVCFWKPPDTTDIYEYAPKNDKWTLVTTMVKPQSYGHCMVAHGDNLYVMRNGPCDDFLRCLMDCYNITTGQWMAMPGHYVNSRGALFTAMVRADSAFTVNRNLTLEYVICGDKWKPRRQMTGFPKIGSLWTCLLRLPKSTDAQQEREAEEALEMDANVEFVEEDSVEANYPP; from the coding sequence ATGGGGCCCCCTTGCAATTTGGGTCAAAGCAGGGACGCAAGTGAAGAACACGTAGAAGAATCCACTGGGATTCTGAGAGTACGGGTTGAAGAGAGCGTTTTCACCGTAGACAGGGCCGTCCTGGGGCAGAACTGTGAGTATTTCCGTGCTCTCTTCCGCTCTGGGATGAAGGACAGTCAGCTGAACGAGTTCCACCTGCAGGGAGGCTTGAAAGCCAGGGGTTTCCTCATCGCCATGGCAGTTTCCAGGGGTGAGTGCCCTACTATAGGAGACCCAGACGAGATTGTGGAGGCTGCCAAGTGTGCGGCCTTCCTCCAAGTCGACGTCCTGGTCCAACACTTAATAGACCTTCTAGATACCGACAACTGCATTCTCTTGTACCACACAGCAGCGGTGTACGGCTTGTGGAGGTTGTTTCACAGCGCTGCAGTGTTCATTCGTGATGCTTATAGTGACGTGCAAGATGCTCTCGACGCACTTCCAGAAGAGCTGATCTGCTACGTTGAGTCGCTTTCACCAGCATAGTTTGTCGCTCTAGGGACTCATTCGCCATTCATGAAGATTCTGCAGGACTGCTACAGGACGGTGTTTTACCTCGATGAGAAACCGGGTGCTTGGAAATATCTGACTGATCTACCAACAGACGCCAGCACCTCTATGGCCGGGGTGGCTGTTGTGGAGAACCGACTGTATATCGTTGGAGGAGTGCGAGGAGTTAGTAAGGAGACTGTAGATCTGAGCTTCTGTTATGACACAGATTCCAACACTTGGGATGCGTTTGATGGTCCCCAGCAGTCTAGGTATAACTTTACCCTGGTGGGTCACAACGGACATTTGTACGCCATCGGAGGTGAATTTGACAAAAGGATCATGTCCTCGGTAGAAGTGTGTGATGTTTCTACGGGCGCATGGACATTCTGCAAGCACGCACCTCGTTCGGTGGCTGCGGCGGCTAGTGCTGTTGCTAGGCGAAGGATATTTGTGTGTTTCTGGAAGCCACCGGATACTACGGATATTTATGAATACGCACCTAAAAATGACAAATGGACACTGGTCACCACTATGGTGAAGCCTCAGAGTTACGGGCACTGCATGGTGGCTCATGGCGACAACCTGTATGTCATGAGGAACGGCCCCTGTGATGACTTCCTGCGCTGCCTCATGGACTGCTACAACATCACTACGGGTCAATGGATGGCCATGCCAGGACACTACGTCAATAGCAGGGGCGCCCTCTTCACGGCTATGGTGAGGGCGGACTCTGCATTCACCGTCAACCGCAATTTAACCCTGGAATATGTAATTTGCGGTGACAAGTGGAAGCCTCGTAGACAGATGACGGGTTTTCCAAAAATTGGCTCGCTTTGGACTTGCTTACTCAGACTGCCTAAGAGCACAGATGCACAGCAGGAACGCGAAGCAGAGGAAGCCCTGGAGATGGACGCAAATGTGGAATTTGTGGAAGAGGATTCAGTAGAGGCTAATTATCCACCTTAG